A part of Pyramidobacter porci genomic DNA contains:
- a CDS encoding isocitrate lyase/PEP mutase family protein → MKKSTRLRELLKKRQALVVPGAHDVLSARLIQKYDFQAAQASGFGLAATMLGLPDMAFLSFGEMLELTRNIANAIDIPLMGDADTGFGNSVNAMFVTRKYIEAGCAGMNIEDQAFPKRCGHLEGKTIIPMEEMVLKVKACKEVRDSIDPDFIINARTDAIAVEGIDKAIERGNAYIEAGADMIFVEAPRTADDICRAVKEIHGLVSINFMDMVSGGKTPLLPLEEMRKIGVARISVPVGLLFSAVKGMTRYLEALSSGTSQGRSELVTPMADYKELIGFNAFRELEKKYLPKFVDNNN, encoded by the coding sequence ATGAAAAAGAGTACCCGACTTCGTGAACTCCTCAAAAAAAGACAAGCGCTGGTTGTTCCCGGTGCGCATGACGTGCTTTCCGCACGTCTGATCCAGAAGTACGATTTTCAGGCGGCGCAGGCAAGCGGTTTTGGACTTGCCGCGACGATGCTCGGCTTGCCGGATATGGCATTTCTCTCGTTCGGCGAAATGTTGGAACTGACACGCAACATCGCCAACGCGATCGATATACCTCTGATGGGCGACGCAGATACAGGCTTCGGCAACTCGGTCAACGCCATGTTCGTCACGCGCAAGTACATCGAGGCGGGGTGCGCCGGAATGAATATCGAGGATCAGGCGTTCCCCAAGCGCTGCGGACATCTCGAGGGCAAGACGATCATCCCCATGGAGGAGATGGTGCTCAAGGTCAAAGCCTGCAAGGAAGTTCGCGACTCTATTGATCCAGATTTCATCATCAACGCGAGAACCGACGCGATCGCCGTAGAGGGCATTGACAAGGCGATCGAGCGCGGCAACGCCTATATCGAGGCCGGAGCTGATATGATCTTCGTCGAAGCGCCCCGGACGGCGGACGATATTTGCCGCGCGGTGAAGGAGATACACGGTCTGGTCAGCATCAACTTTATGGATATGGTTTCCGGCGGCAAGACGCCGCTGCTGCCTCTGGAGGAGATGCGCAAGATCGGCGTGGCCCGTATCAGCGTGCCTGTTGGCCTGCTGTTCTCCGCGGTGAAAGGCATGACGAGGTATCTGGAAGCGCTCAGTAGCGGTACCTCGCAGGGACGTTCTGAGCTGGTGACACCGATGGCGGATTATAAGGAATTGATCGGCTTCAACGCGTTCCGTGAACTTGAGAAGAAATATCTGCCGAAGTTTGTAGACAACAACAATTAG
- a CDS encoding 3-isopropylmalate dehydratase small subunit — MLLDGKVLKYGDDVNTDLVIAGKYTKTLDFSSLAMHAMEDLDPDFKDRLEKGDFVVGGENFGCGSSREQAPVALKVAGVGCVVAKSFARIFYRNAVNIGLPLIECDTRKIEDGDHLVCELGGGSITDITQGIEIPIEPLPEVMIQILGEGGLVPYMKKHKKYEL, encoded by the coding sequence ATGCTTCTTGACGGAAAAGTCCTGAAGTACGGCGATGATGTCAACACAGACCTGGTCATTGCCGGAAAATACACTAAGACGCTTGATTTCAGCTCCCTTGCCATGCACGCGATGGAAGACCTTGATCCGGATTTTAAAGACAGACTAGAGAAAGGCGATTTTGTTGTGGGAGGGGAAAACTTCGGCTGCGGCTCGTCACGCGAGCAGGCCCCAGTGGCGCTGAAAGTGGCGGGCGTTGGCTGTGTTGTCGCCAAATCATTCGCACGCATATTCTACCGCAACGCTGTCAACATCGGCCTGCCCCTGATCGAGTGCGATACAAGGAAAATTGAAGATGGCGATCATCTCGTATGCGAGCTTGGCGGCGGAAGCATCACTGACATCACGCAAGGGATCGAAATCCCCATTGAACCTCTGCCGGAAGTGATGATCCAGATCCTCGGCGAGGGCGGGCTTGTGCCGTACATGAAAAAGCACAAAAAGTACGAACTGTAA
- a CDS encoding 3-isopropylmalate dehydratase large subunit: MNETGRTVVEQIFFERSGHEARAGQIVIAPVDLLMASDTTGPMTIKAFEGMGGEKVFDPAKVALVIDHAAPPPNQTIANLHVLMRDFAGKYGVRFYESGEGICHQLLLESGLIRRKMIVLGADSHTCTYGCLGAFAAGVGATDLAAAMLTGQSWFKVPETIKIIISGKLQKGVFAKDLILYVIRELGAGGAIYKSVEFYGDTLETLSLSSKATIANMVSEMGGKNGFICDSSTGIASEPGATFCKVVEIDASKIEPQIACPHFVDNVCSVSRHEGMKINQVVLGSCTNGRLEDLHVAAGILKGKHVDPTVRFYIFPASQKTLLTAAEDGTVAALVAAGAVIMPSGCGICVGTHMGVPGDGEVVLSTTNRNFCGRMGNNKAFVYLSSPATAAVSALTGRLTDPRKEV; encoded by the coding sequence ATGAACGAAACGGGAAGGACAGTTGTTGAGCAGATCTTTTTTGAGCGTAGCGGCCACGAGGCAAGAGCAGGGCAGATCGTCATTGCCCCTGTCGATCTTCTGATGGCCAGCGACACGACAGGCCCCATGACCATCAAAGCGTTTGAAGGAATGGGCGGCGAAAAGGTCTTTGATCCTGCAAAAGTTGCTTTGGTCATCGATCACGCAGCTCCGCCTCCAAATCAAACGATTGCCAATCTGCATGTGCTCATGCGGGATTTTGCCGGGAAGTATGGCGTGAGGTTCTACGAATCTGGCGAGGGGATCTGCCATCAGCTTCTGCTGGAATCAGGACTTATCAGAAGAAAAATGATCGTCCTCGGCGCTGATTCACATACCTGTACTTACGGCTGCCTCGGTGCTTTTGCGGCTGGTGTAGGAGCGACCGATCTGGCTGCGGCCATGCTGACTGGTCAGTCCTGGTTTAAGGTCCCCGAGACGATCAAGATCATTATCAGCGGAAAACTGCAGAAAGGGGTCTTTGCCAAGGATTTGATCCTTTACGTGATCAGGGAGCTGGGCGCCGGCGGCGCAATCTATAAGAGCGTCGAATTTTACGGCGACACGCTAGAGACGCTCTCGCTGTCGTCGAAAGCAACGATTGCCAACATGGTTTCCGAAATGGGCGGCAAGAACGGTTTTATCTGTGATTCGTCGACCGGTATCGCTTCCGAACCTGGCGCGACATTCTGCAAAGTTGTTGAAATTGATGCATCGAAGATCGAACCGCAGATCGCCTGTCCGCACTTCGTTGATAACGTGTGTTCCGTATCCAGGCATGAGGGGATGAAGATCAATCAGGTCGTCCTCGGCAGCTGCACGAACGGACGCCTTGAGGACCTTCATGTTGCCGCTGGCATCCTCAAAGGAAAACACGTCGATCCGACGGTACGCTTTTATATCTTCCCTGCCTCGCAGAAGACGCTACTCACTGCTGCCGAAGACGGTACCGTTGCTGCGCTTGTCGCTGCCGGTGCGGTGATCATGCCTTCAGGATGCGGCATCTGCGTGGGTACCCACATGGGTGTGCCTGGCGACGGCGAAGTTGTCCTTTCGACGACCAATCGCAATTTCTGCGGCAGAATGGGCAACAACAAAGCGTTTGTCTATCTCTCATCTCCCGCAACGGCGGCGGTTTCCGCTCTGACGGGACGTCTGACTGACCCCAGAAAGGAAGTGTAG
- a CDS encoding amidohydrolase family protein encodes MNSSEHPFAFAMPENACNAHLHIIDPAFPNDGKAEAQRGTVAEYKAVAAALKLPRAVFVQAKPFGTDNACLLDAIEKFGAKNAVGIAVVNNSVTDAELERLNAGGVKGLRFSVWNPKNAVVSFDDCPPLSERCADMGWNMQLHMSSQQYLEHADVIRKLKGKIVIDHMGRLDPALGVKDPAYRFICGMIDRGATWVKLSGAYLNTVTGRPWNDATATAVELARFAPERVVWGSDWPHVTEKVKPDETELTELIATWFPTERARRLALADNPAELYEFK; translated from the coding sequence ATGAACAGCTCAGAACACCCCTTCGCGTTTGCCATGCCCGAAAACGCGTGCAATGCCCATCTGCACATCATTGACCCCGCTTTCCCCAACGACGGCAAGGCCGAGGCCCAGCGCGGCACCGTGGCGGAGTACAAGGCGGTCGCTGCGGCGCTGAAGCTGCCCCGTGCCGTCTTCGTCCAGGCCAAGCCCTTCGGCACCGATAACGCGTGTCTGCTCGACGCGATCGAGAAATTCGGGGCGAAAAACGCCGTCGGCATCGCCGTGGTGAATAATTCTGTCACCGACGCGGAGCTCGAACGCCTCAACGCCGGCGGCGTCAAGGGACTGCGCTTTTCCGTGTGGAACCCCAAGAACGCCGTCGTCTCGTTCGACGACTGTCCGCCGCTGTCGGAACGCTGCGCTGACATGGGCTGGAACATGCAGCTGCACATGAGCTCGCAGCAATACCTCGAGCATGCCGACGTGATCCGCAAATTAAAAGGAAAGATTGTCATCGACCACATGGGACGTCTCGACCCCGCGCTCGGCGTCAAGGACCCCGCGTATCGATTTATCTGCGGGATGATCGATCGCGGCGCCACGTGGGTCAAACTGTCCGGCGCCTACCTGAACACCGTCACTGGCCGCCCCTGGAACGACGCTACCGCCACGGCCGTCGAGCTGGCCAGGTTCGCGCCCGAGCGCGTCGTCTGGGGCAGCGATTGGCCGCATGTCACCGAAAAGGTCAAGCCTGACGAGACTGAGCTGACCGAGCTGATCGCGACGTGGTTCCCCACGGAGAGAGCGCGCAGGCTGGCGCTGGCCGATAATCCTGCCGAGCTGTACGAGTTTAAATAA
- a CDS encoding 3-isopropylmalate dehydratase large subunit, translated as MGKTCIVKIMERAAGLPVRVGERVWCRVDLASARDFGGANCVLQFEKEMGKEAKVWNPDKVAYTFDLQAPAHSEKVANNQKIIREFAKRQGIRHLFDVNHGVGQHVMLEAGLIKPGDVVLGTDSHMNLLGGVGAFATGVGNSDVAASYINGTAWFRVPETMKIEVTGSFPRGVCMRDLLTRIVGDLGANGMDYLAVEFTGETIDNATLAERITLCSMVTEMSGKVPLIMPSGEVLDWLVERAGQEVVERVKTLSADPDAAYCRALRYDVSALEPLASCPDAPDNVKPVREVAGVHIDQVHIGSCSNGRYEDMKAAYDVLMAGGGAVDPGTRVIITPSTTEVQLECIKNGLAAAFLEAGIVFTNPTCALCTAEHYGAMPSGDVGIATNNRNFIGKVGKGSHTYLTSPMTAMASAVRGRITDPRDILGREE; from the coding sequence ATGGGAAAGACTTGCATCGTAAAAATCATGGAGCGCGCGGCGGGCCTCCCGGTCCGGGTGGGCGAACGCGTCTGGTGCCGTGTGGATCTGGCGTCCGCCCGTGATTTCGGCGGCGCCAACTGCGTGCTCCAGTTTGAAAAGGAGATGGGCAAGGAGGCCAAAGTCTGGAATCCGGACAAAGTCGCTTACACGTTTGACCTGCAGGCGCCGGCCCATTCAGAAAAAGTCGCCAACAATCAGAAGATCATCCGCGAGTTCGCCAAGCGACAAGGCATTCGACATCTTTTCGACGTGAATCACGGCGTCGGCCAGCACGTCATGCTCGAAGCCGGCCTGATCAAGCCCGGCGACGTCGTGCTCGGCACCGACAGCCACATGAACCTGCTGGGCGGCGTCGGCGCTTTCGCGACCGGCGTCGGCAATTCGGACGTCGCCGCCTCCTACATCAACGGCACGGCCTGGTTCAGAGTGCCCGAGACCATGAAGATCGAAGTGACCGGCTCGTTCCCAAGGGGCGTATGCATGCGCGACCTGCTGACGAGAATCGTCGGCGACCTCGGCGCCAACGGCATGGACTACCTCGCCGTCGAATTTACCGGCGAAACCATCGACAACGCCACGCTGGCCGAGCGCATCACCCTCTGCTCCATGGTCACGGAGATGAGCGGCAAAGTGCCTTTGATCATGCCCAGCGGCGAAGTGCTCGACTGGCTGGTCGAACGCGCCGGACAGGAAGTCGTCGAACGCGTCAAAACCCTTTCCGCCGATCCCGACGCCGCGTACTGCCGGGCGCTTCGCTACGACGTCAGCGCTTTGGAGCCGCTGGCCTCGTGCCCCGACGCTCCCGACAACGTCAAGCCGGTTCGCGAAGTGGCCGGCGTCCATATCGACCAGGTGCATATCGGCTCCTGTTCCAACGGCCGCTACGAGGACATGAAAGCCGCCTACGACGTGCTGATGGCCGGCGGCGGCGCCGTCGATCCCGGAACGCGCGTGATCATCACGCCGAGCACCACGGAAGTGCAGCTCGAGTGCATCAAAAACGGGCTGGCCGCGGCCTTCCTCGAAGCCGGGATCGTCTTCACCAATCCCACCTGCGCCCTCTGCACCGCCGAACACTACGGCGCGATGCCCTCGGGCGACGTGGGCATCGCCACCAACAACCGCAATTTTATCGGCAAAGTCGGCAAAGGCAGCCACACCTACCTGACCAGCCCCATGACCGCCATGGCCAGCGCCGTCCGCGGCCGCATTACCGACCCCCGCGACATTCTTGGACGGGAGGAATGA
- a CDS encoding LeuD/DmdB family oxidoreductase small subunit, translated as MSKLTGRAWVFDDNVDTDLIYHNKYLAETDPRQMPQYAFEYYPGQENFAKEARPGDFVVAGKNFGCGSSREHAVYCLEYAGIPCVLAETCSRIYYRNAINNGYPVLFVKGLSDAIHNGRIKNGDQLQVDLDTGSIRDLTSGQEFHGDAVSDLEHEIMEAGGLFGYMKKRTTKK; from the coding sequence ATGAGCAAACTGACCGGACGCGCCTGGGTTTTCGACGACAACGTCGACACCGACCTGATCTATCACAATAAATACCTGGCCGAGACCGACCCCAGGCAGATGCCCCAGTACGCCTTCGAATACTATCCCGGGCAGGAGAACTTCGCCAAAGAGGCAAGACCGGGCGACTTCGTCGTCGCCGGCAAGAACTTCGGCTGCGGATCCAGCCGCGAGCACGCCGTCTATTGCCTCGAATACGCAGGAATCCCCTGCGTCCTCGCCGAAACCTGCTCGCGCATTTACTACCGCAACGCCATCAACAACGGCTATCCCGTGCTGTTCGTCAAAGGATTGTCCGACGCTATCCACAACGGCCGGATCAAAAACGGCGATCAGCTGCAAGTCGACCTCGACACCGGTTCCATCCGTGATCTGACCAGCGGCCAGGAATTTCACGGCGACGCCGTCAGCGACCTCGAGCACGAGATCATGGAGGCGGGGGGGCTGTTTGGGTATATGAAGAAGCGGACGACGAAAAAATAG